One part of the Atribacterota bacterium genome encodes these proteins:
- the rpmF gene encoding 50S ribosomal protein L32, with product MANPKRKVSKSRKNKRRTHWVEKPINLVECSRCHEYKLPHHVCPSCGYYNGEKVITEKKTSEAKAT from the coding sequence TTGGCTAATCCAAAAAGAAAGGTTTCTAAATCTAGAAAAAATAAAAGAAGAACACATTGGGTTGAAAAGCCCATTAATCTTGTAGAATGTTCCAGATGTCACGAATATAAACTTCCTCATCATGTATGTCCTTCTTGTGGTTATTATAATGGAGAGAAAGTTATTACTGAAAAGAAGACTTCAGAAGCTAAGGCTACTTAG